A region of Dictyostelium discoideum AX4 chromosome 1 chromosome, whole genome shotgun sequence DNA encodes the following proteins:
- the dafE gene encoding diaminopimelate epimerase: MDITKCPFHNSFLSSSQIPTQQQQKQQNNLNRQIFYQKQQEQEQQYQQQQQQNELLLSSVILKFCKMHVRGQDFIIFHIDNLRVEYNNSSFRPSIQVLQNIAQRLCDREQGVGADNTLVLTPPPNDKLNETDFQLLIFNSDGSIAENCTTGVSCVCKYIVDYNLKSYRTNSQNNQNNQNNQNNNIEIEQNNNNNNNNNNNNNNNNNNNNNNNNNNNNNVNNNNNNNNNNQEPHHNEDLKPFFSRNRLKTLNQTPYLLFESRSISIYTIAGIQQCMTIPQHPLNNAKTLWSKVSLGNPLVLKTSDHHGGSSGGNFQHPNINQFQIDSNIFQQCPIFKLNNNIININNNNDLSNSFGRVLLSTNSSYNEYSKVIQCGGHFINSTLVSMGNPHCVLHLENVDEFPMDYYGKVIESHPIFPQKTNVEFVQVKTRDSLRVRVWQRGIGVTNSCGTGAAAALVSGVLRGKNNRKANVQMDGGILEVEWREEDDKVFVSCPSVTVFEGSIKFFQDELQQPF, encoded by the coding sequence ATGGATATAACTAAATGCCCATTtcataattcatttttatcatcatcacaaattccaacacaacaacaacaaaaacaacaaaataatttgaatcgacaaattttttatcaaaaacaacaagaacaagaacaacaatatcaacaacaacaacaacaaaatgaattattgttatcatcggtcatattaaaattttgtaaGATGCATGTACGTGGTCaagattttattatatttcatATTGATAATCTTAGGGTagaatataataattcatcatttaGACCATCAATTCAAGTATTACAAAACATTGCTCAAAGATTATGTGATAGAGAACAAGGCGTTGGTGCTGATAATACACTGGTATTAACACCACCTCCAAATGATAAATTGAATGAAACTGACtttcaacttttaatttttaattctgaTGGTAGTATTGCTGAAAATTGTACAACTGGTGTTTCTTGCGTTTGCAAATATATTGtagattataatttaaaatcttatCGAACAAACAGtcaaaacaatcaaaacaatcaaaataatcaaaataataatattgaaattgaacaaaataataataataataataataataataataataataataataataataataataataataataataataataataataataataatgtaaataataataataataataataataataatcaagaaCCACATCATAATGAAGatttaaaaccatttttttcaagaaatagattaaaaacattaaatcAAACACcttatcttttatttgaatctaGAAGTATTAGTATTTATACGATAGCAGGTATACAACAATGTATGACCATTCCTCAACATCCATTAAATAATGCAAAAACACTTTGGAGTAAAGTTAGTTTAGGTAATCCATTAGTTTTGAAAACATCTGATCATcatggtggtagtagtggtggtaatttTCAACATCcaaatataaatcaatttcaaatcgactcaaatatttttcaacaatgtccaatctttaaattaaataataatattattaatattaataataataatgatttatcaaattcatttgGTAGAGTATTATTATCAACCAATTCATCATATAATGAATATAGTAAAGTAATTCAATGTGGTGgtcattttattaattcaacatTAGTTTCAATGGGTAATCCTCATTGTGTATTACATTTGGAGAATGTTGATGAATTTCCAATGGATTACTATGGTAAAGTTATTGAATCACATCCAATATTTCCACAAAAGACAAATGTTGAATTCGTACAAGTGAAAACTAGAGATTCACTACGTGTTAGAGTTTGGCAACGGGGTATTGGTGTAACAAATTCTTGTGGAACTGGTGCTGCTGCCGCTTTGGTTAGTGGGGTTTTACgtggtaaaaataatagaaaagcAAATGTTCAAATGGATGGTGGTATTTTAGAAGTTGAATGGAGagaagaagatgataaaGTTTTTGTTAGTTGTCCTTCTGTAACAGTTTTTGAaggttcaattaaattctttcaagatgaattacaacaaccattttaa
- the hibch gene encoding 3-hydroxyisobutyryl-Coenzyme A hydrolase, with translation MDRLLTISNHIGKNIRQFSTSTEEVLFEKKGKCLKVLLNRPKALNALNPNMVKILTPKYLEMKTKKDGEGVIVMKGAGEKAFCAGGDIRAIYDYKQLNEEQKSKTNDIGDLFFREEYILNNLIGTNPIAQVSIYNGFAMGGGIGLSVHGKFRVATENTVFAMPETGIGFFCDVGGSYFLPRLPNNYGMYLALTGSKLKGNNVYLAGVATHFVSNEHIQALEKEIEECENPTSQTINSILTKYHDKSKSTSNEYNDNLGDIERIFGKNSVKEIFEQLELLENSEWAKQTLKTLKSVSPSSLMVVFEQMKQGAKLPSLAKCLEMEFRISQHFLEKPDFFEGVRALLVDKDKNPKWLPPSIDQIDQTLVNSYFKPLSNNKELKF, from the exons atggataGACTATTAACAATTTCTAACCATATTGGTAAAAATATTAGACAATTTTCAACATCAACAGAA gaagttttatttgaaaaaaaaggaaaatgtttaaaagttttattaaatagaCCAAAAGCATTAAATGCATTGAATCCAAATAtggttaaaattttaacacCAAAATATTTAGAGATGAAAACAAAGAAAGATGGTGAAGGAGTTATTGTAATGAAAGGAGCAGGTGAGAAAGCATTTTGTGCAGGTGGTGATATTAGAGCAATTTACGATTATAAACAATTGAATGAGgaacaaaaatcaaaaaccaaTGATATTGGTGACTTATTCTTTCGTGAAGAGtacattttaaataatttaattggtacTAATCCAATAGCACAAGTTTCAATCTACAATGGATTTGCAATGGGTGGTGGTATTGGTTTGTCAGTACACGGCAAATTCAGAGTGGCCACAGAGAATACAGTATTCGCAATGCCAGAGACCGGCATCGGTTTCTTTTGCGACGTCGGTGGCTCCTACTTCCTCCCAAGATTGCCAAATAACTATGGCATGTATCTAGCACTCACCGGCAGCAAACTAAAGGGTAACAATGTTTACCTAGCCGGCGTTGCCACTCATTTCGTTAGCAATGAGCATATTCAAGCTTTGGAAAAGGAGATAGAGGAATGCGAGAATCCAACCTCCCAAACCATCAATTCCATCCTCACCAAGTACCATGACAAGTCTAAATCCACATCCAATGAATACAATGATAATTTGGGTGATATTGAAAGAATCTTTGGTAAAAACTCTGTCAAAGAAATCTTTGAACAATTAGAGTTGTTGGAAAATAGTGAATGGGCAAAACAAACTTTAAAAACCTTGAAATCAGTTTCACCCTCCTCTTTAATGGTAGTATTCGAACAAATGAAACAAGGTGCTAAATTACCATCTTTAGCTAAATGTTTGGAAATGGAATTCCGTATCTCTCAACATTTCCTTGAAAAACCAGATTTCTTTGAAGGTGTAAGAGCTTTGTTAgttgataaagataaaaatccAAAATGGTTACCACCATCAATTGATCAAATCGATCAAACTCTTGTAAACTCTTATTTTAAacctttatcaaataataaggaattaaaattttaa
- a CDS encoding Arf GTPase activating protein — protein MSKNEERQIRELLKLPENLKCMDCPQGSVYACLDLATFVCQSCSGIHSNFGRRVKSVSMGTFKPEEVSKLKAGGNKAARAYWLARWRPSDFPEPSEGDQTRIRQFIDLKYNKRQWVDNGAPKVEPLSNILGSDIPPIQVYSNNNNNNSQPHSQNSTPTTGRQASSNSLWDSPPASNRKLSTTPPSTVNSNNPTPSKQNSTLIDLNDIFSQPTQPSYQQQQQQPQQSFAMMNNGYNGMNNGMNNGMNNGMMMNNGMNQYGQQPQQQLQVGDNHSWNNSGNTSWQQSVNQWGTPNNSIPLQQQQQQYNMMGYQQQQQQPQQQPQMNNGYQQPQLYNNMMSSNSSNYSPPPFNQPNNQYNANQIFGGDWGNSNTSQMQPQPQQQQLQQQQQQQQQQQQQQINPFASSNSGSVGKANSGSIGSSNNNQFGALQPQPYNSGGNINSFGSQPQQQPQQQQQNSPFASLSPFSNNNTTSNNNNTNSGSVTKPNPFESTFNTSSTSVSSPPATANSNPFSNPFGNNGNTTSSNMINSGNGKINSFNNNNNNSFNYNNNTSSNNNNNNNNNNNNNNNGAFSNDDFFSQLQAPKQQQPPQQQTSTPFGDYSGSGSFF, from the exons ATGtcaaaaaatgaagaaaGACAGATAagagaattattaaaattaccagaaaatttaaaatgtatGGATTGTCCACAAGGTTCTGTTTATGCATGTTTGGATTTGGCCACTTTTGTTTGTCAATCATGTAGTGGTATTCA ttCAAATTTTGGTAGAAGAGTAAAGTCTGTCTCTATGGGTACTTTTAAACCAGAAGAAGTCTCAAAATTAAAAGCTGGTGGTAATAag gcAGCAAGAGCTTATTGGTTAGCAAGATGGAGACCATCAGATTTTCCAGAGCCATCAGAAGGAGATCAAACTAGAATTAGACAAttcattgatttaaaatataataaaagacAATGGGTAGATAATGGTGCACCAAAAGTTGAaccattatcaaatattttagGAAGTGATATACCACCAATTCAAGTTTATtctaacaacaacaacaataatagcCAACCACATTCTCAAAATAGTACACCAACTACTGGCCGTCAAGCTAGTTCTAATAGTTTATGGGATTCACCACCTGCTTCAAACAGAAAACtttcaacaacaccaccatcaaccgtaaatagtaataatccAACTCCTTCAAAACAAAATAGtactttaattgatttaaatgatatatTTTCACAACCAACACAACCAtcatatcaacaacaacaacaacaaccacaacaatctTTTGCTATGATGAATAATGGGTATAATGGTATGAATAATGGTATGAATAATGGTATGAATAATGGTATGATGATGAATAATGGTATGAATCAATATGgtcaacaaccacaacaacaattacaagtTGGGGATAATCATTCATGGAATAATTCTGGCAATACAAGTTGGCAACAATCAGTAAATCAATGGGGTACCCCAAATAATAGTATtccattacaacaacaacaacaacaatacaaTATGATGggatatcaacaacaacaacaacaaccacaacaacaaccacaaatgAACAATGGTtatcaacaaccacaactttataataatatgatgagtagtaatagtagtaactACTCACCACCTCCATTTAATCAACcaaataatcaatataatGCAAATCAAATCTTTGGTGGTGATTGGGGAAATTCAAACACCTCACAAATGCAACctcaacctcaacaacaacaactacaacaacaacaacaacaacaacaacaacaacaacaacaacaaattaatcCATTCGCATCAAGTAATAGTGGTAGTGTTGGAAAAGCTAATAGTGGAAGTATaggtagtagtaataataatcaatttggTGCattacaaccacaaccatataatagtggtggtaatatAAACTCATTTGGAAgtcaaccacaacaacaaccacaacaacaacaacaaaattcaCCATTCGCAAGTTTATCACcattttctaataataatacaaccagtaataataataataccaacagTGGAAGTGTAACAAAACCCAATCCATTTGAATCAACATTTaatacatcatcaacatcagtTTCTTCTCCTCCTGCAACTGCAAATTCTAATCCATTTTCAAATCcttttggtaataatggtaatactACAAGTAGTAATATGATTAATAGTGGGAATGGAAagattaatagttttaataataataataacaatagttttaattacaataacaatacatcaagtaataataataataacaataataataataataacaataataataatggtgcaTTTAGTAATGACGATTTTTTCTCTCAACTCCAAGcaccaaaacaacaacaaccaccacaacaacaaacttcAACACCATTTGGTGATTATAGTGGAAGTGGTAGTTTCTTTTAA
- the cdk10 gene encoding CDK family protein kinase, protein MRSVLSFEKLDSIGEGTYGIVSKGRDKETGRIVALKKVKIGQQDKDGIPLTSLREIQILKEIKHPNIVSLLEVVIGSTGDKIYLVFEYLEHDVASLIDNINKPFKLSEIKCFLLQLLRAVEYLHSHWIIHRDLKCSNLLYGNNGNLKLADFGLARKFGYPIESITPCMVTLWYRSPELLLGCQKYSTAVDLWSIGSIFGELLIGRPLITGNNEVDQIMRIFNLLGEPNEQIWPGFSSLPNFKRLNNIPHQPYNNLRELVPTISDTAFDLLNQLLTYDPTKRITASDAIKHPFFYENPFPQSIEMMPKFPTISKSFKNQNKKQNNNFNNFVQNNQTNQNNQTNQNNQTNQNNKTSQNNNMDSYKYSK, encoded by the exons ATGCGATCTGTTTTATCTTTTGAGAAATTAGATAGTATTGGGGAAGGAACGTATGGTATTGTTT ccAAAGGAAGAGATAAGGAAACAGGGAGGATAGTAGCTTtgaaaaaagttaaaattggTCAACAAGATAAAGATGGAATACCATTG acttcTTTAAgagaaattcaaattttaaaagaaataaaacaTCCAAATATAGTTTCATTATTAGAAGTTGTAATTGGATCTACTGgtgataaaatatatttagtttttgaatatttagaACATGATGTTGCATCACTAAtcgataatataaataaaccaTTCAAACTATCagaaattaaatgttttttacTTCAATTATTAAGAGCTGTAGAATATTTACATTCCCATTGGATAATTCATAGAGATTTAAAATGTAGT aatttattatatggaaataatggtaatttaaaattagcaGATTTTGGATTAGCAAGAAAATTTGGATAcccaattgaatcaattactCCATGTATGGTAACATTATGGTATCGTTCACCTGAACTATTATTAGGTTGTCAAAAATATTCAACAGCAGTTGATTTATGGTCAATTGGTAGTATatttggtgaattattaattggtagACCATTAATTACTGGTAATAATGAAGTGGATCAAATTATGcgtatatttaatttattgggTGAACCAAATGAACAAATTTGGCCAGgattttcatcattaccaaACTTTAAAcgattaaataatattcctCATCAACCATATAATAATCTTAGAGAATTAGTACCAACAATATCTGATACTGCTTTTGaccttttaaatcaattactaACTTATGATCCAACAAAAAGAATTACTGCTTCTGATGCTATAAAACATCCTTTCTTTTATGAAAATCCATTTCCTCAATCCATTGAAATGATGCCAAAATTTCCAACCATTtccaaatcttttaaaaatcaaaataaaaaacaaaataataattttaataattttgttcaaaataatcaaacaaatcaaaataatcaaacaaatcaaaataatcaaacaaatcaaaataataaaacaagtcaaaataataatatggatAGTTACAAATactcaaaataa
- the dicB gene encoding discoidin-inducing complex protein (Similar to DIC), giving the protein MNKKIIILIYLIFIKSIVGQNPVWIGGSGCNLFTDSSCWSPSTSPLTTDIVTMGVDSTQTVVDGDITITTLINNNLTLGGVEMSSTISLEIIDTSLIVSGAFSMATNSRLSLSLSDSYANSLVSGSATRNAVNVLMNLQSMQTLMVGSSFTMTGNSVLDVNRSISTINGVFTMNDDTSLFMYSKQNGDSKFTVGNSVLNDASSLNFQGQSFIFFNQTNLPSGLVLNDQSKIVAIDADNVKISGVVTLNDQSSIQLTSSRLYLDSLVTATTSSILVNNSTLSILQSIPTTFSPASAVFKGSVFTIKSNCTIQSPITMIDSVYSFNQSHTLASQFTGSNVYMIMDAAILNAGNYYDCSGCSLSMRNSIANFDSYENQGDLILSSSKLNSNAPITSNTGSIFGYYGELNQALTVESGSLGVYNEKTRLFVNGNVIVESGAKIQFYLSSPLDFSWLNTSGSLDVQSGTIIEIYVYIEILNNGSMEVIKTSNGFVTPLSTDNVKLYTYDPDNDVITDFSTTGGCEYSISITNTSVLVHTDYACQQAIITLGTDGISKGSLAGISVSMVALACFVSLGVWWKTSKKNDQRNDSQVLTNFSQNKSDDIDVERKL; this is encoded by the coding sequence atgaataaaaaaattataattttaatttatttaatttttattaaatcgaTTGTTGGACAAAATCCAGTTTGgattggtggtagtggttgtaatttatttacaGATTCATCATGTTGGAGTCCATCAACAAGCCCATTAACAACTGATATAGTTACAATGGGAGTTGATTCTACACAAACTGTTGTCGATGGTGATATAACCATTACAACattgataaataataatttaacattgGGAGGTGTTGAAATGAGTTCAACTATTTCTTTGGAAATTATAGATACATCATTAATTGTGAGTGGAGCATTTTCCATGGCCACAAATTCAAGATTAAGTTTAAGTCTATCCGATTCCTATGCAAACTCATTGGTTAGTGGAAGTGCAACTAGAAATGCTGTAAatgttttaatgaatttacaaAGTATGCAAACTTTAATGGTTGGCTCAAGTTTTACAATGACTGGAAATTCCGTATTGGATGTCAATCGTTCCATCTCAACAATTAATGGTGTTTTCACAATGAATGATGACACTTCATTATTTATGTACTCTAAACAAAATGGTGATTCAAAATTCACCGTTGGCAATAGTGTTCTCAATGATGcttcatcattaaatttccaaggtcaatcatttatttttttcaaccaAACTAATTTACCATCTGGTTTAGTATTGAATGATCAAAGTAAAATAGTTGCCATTGATGCTGATAATGTTAAAATATCTGGTGTTGTTACATTGAATGATCAATCGAGTATTCAATTAACTTCATCACGTTTATATTTGGATAGTTTAGTAACTGCTACCACAAGTTCAATCCTTGTAAACAATTCAACACTTTCAATACTTCAATCTATACCAACCACTTTCTCTCCAGCATCTGCCGTTTTCAAAGGTTCagtatttacaattaaatcaaattgtaCAATTCAATCACCAATTACAATGATTGATTCTGTTTATTCCTTTAATCAAAGCCATACTCTTGCAAGTCAATTCACAGGTTCCAATGTTTACATGATTATGGACGCAGCCATATTGAATGCAGGCAACTATTACGATTGTAGTGGTTGTAGTTTATCAATGAGAAATTCAATTGCCAACTTTGATTCATATGAAAACCAAGGTGATTTAATTTTGTCATCAAGtaaattaaatagtaatgCTCCAATTACATCAAACACTGGTTCTATCTTTGGTTACTATGGTGAATTGAATCAAGCCCTCACTGTTGAATCTGGTTCATTGGGTGTTTACAATGAAAAGACAAGACTCTTTGTAAATGGTAATGTCATTGTTGAATCTGGTGCTAAAATTCAATTCTATCTTTCATCACCATTAGATTTCAGTTGGTTGAATACAAGTGGTTCATTGGATGTTCAATCTGGTACAATCATTGAAATCTATGTTTacattgaaattttaaataatggttcAATGGAAGTCATTAAAACTTCGAATGGTTTCGTTACTCCATTGTCAACCGATAATGTTAAATTATATACTTACGATCCAGATAATGATGTTATCACTGATTTTTCAACTACTGGTGGTTGTGAATACtcaatttcaattacaaataCATCAGTATTGGTTCACACTGATTATGCTTGTCAACAAGCAATAATTACACTTGGAACTGATGGTATCTCTAAAGGTTCATTAGCTGGTATCTCTGTTAGTATGGTTGCTTTGGCTTGTTTCGTTTCATTAGGTGTTTGGTGGAAAACttcaaaaaagaatgatCAAAGAAATGATTCTCAAGTTTTAACAAATTTCTCTCAAAATAAATCTGATGATATCGATGTTgaaagaaaattataa